The Cellulomonas sp. S1-8 genomic sequence CGCGACACGGGCGAGCCGACCCTCGGTCAGCGCGCGTCCGGGTGGCAGGTCCGTGACGTCGACGACCGCGCGGTCGGGCTGCTCGTCCGTGGCGATCGCGTGCACGACGACCAGGTCGACGCCCGCGTCCGCCCCGCCGGCGCCCGGGGCGCCGGCGGGGAGCACGGACCGCGCCCACCACACCGGGACGCGGCCGCGCCGCACGGACGTCCTCACACCTGACGCCCGGACCGCTGCCGGGCGACGAGGGCACCGCTGCCGAGCAGGACCAGGGCGGCGGCGACGCCGACCATGCCGGCCGGGTCCGACCCCGTCGCGGCGAGGGTGCCCGCGCGTGCGGCGCGGACGGCAGGGGCGACCGGTGCCGCGACGGGCGCGGCGGGTGCGACGGCCACCGGAGCGGCGACGGGTGCGGCGACCGGCGCGGGGACCTGGGGCGCGGGGGTCTCCGGGACGGGGGTCACCGGCGCGGGCTCGGGCTCGGGGTCCACGGGCGTGGGCGCCGGGACCGCGCGGAGCACGAGGGATCCCCCGGCCGGGACGTCGGCCTCGGCGGTCGTGCCCACCTCGGCCAGGGTCACCGGAACGAGGGCCTCCGGCTGGACGAAGCCGGTGGGGACGCCCGTGACGCGCAGCTGGTACTCGGCGGGCACGACGCGACCGAAGTCGACCCGGCCCGTCGCGTCGGACGTGGCGGTGCCGAGCAGCTCCAGCCCGTCGGGCTCCGGCGCGACGCGGAAGGCCTCCAGCTCGAGCTCCGGCTCCTCCGGCTCGGGGGCGGGGGCGGGGGTGCCCGTACCGGCCGCGCCCCACAGCTCGACGGTCACGCCGTCGACAGCGGCACCGGCCTCGTCGACGGCCGTCATCTCCAGCACTCGGTACGCGCGCACGATCTCCGGTGAGAAGTCGTAGGCGCACCAGGGCATCGGGGACTCCCCGGCCACGCACGGCCCGACGGTCGTCGAGGCGGGGCCGGCGAGCATCGTCCCGGCGGGGATCGAGACCACGCTGATCGTGGCGGAGACACCCTCGGGCAGGCTCCACGAGCCGCTCATCGACCCCGACTCGTCGAGCGTGACGGTCTCCTCCGGCTCGGGCCCGGTGCCGACGTGGTCCAGCTCGACGACGGTGCCCGCGACCGATGCGCCGTCCGGCGAGGACGCGGAGACATACACCTTGCCGGTGCCGTAGCAGCCGAAGATGTCGACGGTGCAGTCCACCTCGTCCGCGAGCGGGACGACGTCACCCTCGGGCGCGACCACGACGTCGGCCGGCGGCGCTGCGGCGGCGGCCGGCTCCGTGGCGGGGACGTCGGCGACGCGAGCCGTGACGGCGGCCTCGGCGTCGTCGACGGGGACCTCGGTCGCGTCCTCGACGACCGGGGACGCGGTCGCGTCGTCGACCACCGGAACCTCGGGTGCGGCGACCTCGGCGGCGGGCACGACCTGGTCGACCTGCTCCTGCGCTGGCAGGACGATCGGGTCGACGGTCGGCTGCTCCGCGTCGGCGGCGGGGGCGACGTCGGACGCGACGGCGAGGGCGGGCGCGCCCCCGACGAGGGCGACGGTGCCGAGCACGACGAGGGCGGTGCCACGGCGGCCGCGGGCGGACGCGCGGGCAGCAGTCAGGGGGCGGAGCGGACGCACGGGGGACCTCGATGGTTCTCGTGTGCCCCGACGGCAACGGCCGGGACAGCGCGGGGTGGCAGCGAGTCCGCCGCACGCCGATCATCGGTTCAGGTGACGCCCCTGTCCGTGCGGACGCCACGGTTCGCTCGTCCGGGGCCGTCGGTCACCCGTTCGCGCCCGCACCGTCCGGCGGGGTTGTGCAGGCCGCGCACGCCGGCGCCCGCATCCCGACGGGCTGGATCGCCCTCTCACCAGAAGGCGATCCAGCCCCACCCCTCCGCGCGAGAGAGCGATCCAGCCCTGCCGTCAGGCCGTGACGAAGTCCAGGAGCGCGGTGGTGACCTCGTCGGCGTGCGTCCACAGCAGGCCGTGGGGCGCGCCCTCGACCTCGACGTACGTCGCCGCGGGGAGCAGGGCGTGGAACGCGCGGCCCGTCGCGTCGATCGGGAGGATGCGGTCGGCCGTGCCGTGCAGGATCAGCGTGGGCACGTCGATCCTGGCGATGTCGGCGCGGAAGTCGGTGTACCACGTCGGGACGACGGCCCACGCGGACCACGGCGCGGCCCCGACCGCGACGTTCCACGACGCGCGCACCGCGGCCTCGCTGATGCGGGTGCCCAGGTTCTCGTCGAGGTTGTAGAAGTTCGTGTAGAACGCGTCGTACCAGGCGAAGCGGTCCGCGCGCGCGGCCGCCTCGATCTCGTCGAACCCGCTCTTCGGCATCCCGCCCGGGTTGTCGTCGGTCTGCAGCAGGAACGGCTCGAGCGACGCGAGGAACGCGGCCTTGGCGACGCGCCCCGAACCGCGGGTACCGAGGTAGCGGCCGACCTCGCCGGTCCCCATGGAGAACCCGACGAGCACGACGTCGCTCAGGTCGAGCGTCGTCAGGACGGCGTCGAGGTCACCCGCGAAGGCGTCGTAGTCGTAACCCTGGGTGGCCTTGGTCGAGCGGCCGAAGCCGCGACGGTCGTAGGTGATGACGCGGTAGCCGGCGTCGAGCAGCGCCACGGTCTGCTTCTCCCACGAGTGCCCGTCGAGCGGGTACCCGTGGATGAGGACGACCGGCTGCCCGGAGCCGTGGTCCTCGTAGTAGAGCTCGACGGTCTGGTCGGTCACGGTGCTGGTGATGTACGGCATGCCCCTGCCCTCTCCTCGATGCCCGGGCGGTGACCCGGTGCGCCTCGCGCCCTCGATGCTGTTCATCGGGAGCAATTGCATCGTGCACGATCTACTTGCCCACGTCAACACCGCGTACGATGAACGCA encodes the following:
- a CDS encoding alpha/beta fold hydrolase; protein product: MPYITSTVTDQTVELYYEDHGSGQPVVLIHGYPLDGHSWEKQTVALLDAGYRVITYDRRGFGRSTKATQGYDYDAFAGDLDAVLTTLDLSDVVLVGFSMGTGEVGRYLGTRGSGRVAKAAFLASLEPFLLQTDDNPGGMPKSGFDEIEAAARADRFAWYDAFYTNFYNLDENLGTRISEAAVRASWNVAVGAAPWSAWAVVPTWYTDFRADIARIDVPTLILHGTADRILPIDATGRAFHALLPAATYVEVEGAPHGLLWTHADEVTTALLDFVTA